From one Streptococcus pneumoniae genomic stretch:
- a CDS encoding LysM peptidoglycan-binding domain-containing protein, which yields MGWIGFAAILAFLSPTVASADSYTVKSGDTLSSIAKTHQTSVADLASRNKISNINLIQVGQVLELEGEVKQETNTPVAEITNEQTKTATSSLSAEEQEAKEWIAQKESSGSYTAQNGQYYGRYQLTLSYLNGDLSPENQEKVADSYVAGRYGSWVAAKGFWLANGWY from the coding sequence ATGGGATGGATTGGCTTTGCAGCTATTTTAGCCTTCTTATCCCCCACGGTAGCGAGCGCAGATAGCTATACTGTAAAATCTGGAGACACACTCTCTTCTATTGCCAAAACTCATCAGACGAGCGTGGCAGACCTAGCTAGTAGAAATAAAATCAGCAATATCAATTTGATTCAGGTTGGGCAAGTCCTAGAACTGGAAGGTGAAGTCAAGCAGGAGACAAATACTCCAGTTGCAGAAATAACTAACGAACAAACAAAAACTGCAACCTCTAGCTTGAGTGCCGAAGAGCAAGAAGCTAAAGAATGGATTGCTCAAAAAGAGTCTAGTGGCAGCTACACAGCTCAAAATGGTCAATACTATGGTCGTTATCAGCTGACTCTCTCTTATCTCAATGGTGATTTATCACCTGAGAATCAAGAAAAAGTAGCAGATAGCTATGTGGCAGGCCGTTATGGTTCATGGGTTGCTGCCAAAGGATTTTGGTTGGCAAACGGTTGGTATTAA
- the sdaAB gene encoding L-serine ammonia-lyase, iron-sulfur-dependent subunit beta — protein sequence MKSLRFQSVFDIIGPVMIGPSSSHTAGAVRIGKIVSSIFNDEPTEVEFQLYNSFAKTYRGHGTDLALVAGILGMETDDPEIPNSLEIAHKRGIKVVWTIHRESNAPHPNTAKITIKNDHKTISVTGISIGGGNIQVTELNGFSVSLSMNTPTFIIVHQDVPGMIAHVTEALSRYNINIAQMNVTREKAGEKAIMIIEVDSRDCHEVLEDIRKIPHLHNVNFFE from the coding sequence ATGAAATCATTACGTTTCCAATCAGTTTTTGATATTATCGGACCAGTCATGATTGGTCCATCCAGTAGCCACACAGCCGGTGCCGTACGTATTGGAAAAATCGTTTCCTCTATCTTCAATGATGAGCCGACAGAAGTGGAGTTCCAACTCTACAATTCCTTTGCTAAAACTTATCGTGGACACGGTACAGACTTGGCACTCGTCGCTGGGATTTTAGGCATGGAAACCGATGACCCAGAAATCCCTAATAGCCTAGAGATTGCCCATAAAAGAGGAATTAAGGTCGTTTGGACCATTCATAGAGAGAGCAATGCCCCTCACCCAAATACAGCAAAAATCACCATAAAAAACGATCATAAAACGATCAGTGTCACAGGTATTTCCATCGGTGGTGGAAATATCCAAGTCACAGAATTAAATGGCTTTTCAGTATCTCTCAGCATGAACACCCCGACCTTTATCATCGTTCACCAAGATGTTCCAGGTATGATTGCTCATGTGACAGAGGCACTCTCTCGCTATAATATCAATATCGCTCAAATGAATGTCACACGCGAAAAAGCTGGTGAAAAGGCTATTATGATTATTGAAGTCGATAGCAGAGATTGCCACGAAGTACTAGAGGACATCCGAAAAATCCCTCATCTGCATAATGTTAATTTCTTTGAATAG
- the sdaAA gene encoding L-serine ammonia-lyase, iron-sulfur-dependent, subunit alpha: MFYSIKELVEQAELDYQGNVAELMIATEYELTGRKREEVLRLMTRNLEVMKASVELGLDEGKSHSGLTGGDAMKLQTYMESGRALSDHTVLTAAKNAMAVNEHNAKMGVVCATPTAGSAGCLPAVLTSAIEKLGLSFEQQLDFLLTAGAFGLVIANNASISGAEGGCQAEVGSASAMSAAALVLAAGGSPYQASQAICFVIKNMLGLICDPVAGLVEVPCVKRNAMGASFAFIAADMALAGIESKIPVDEVIDAMYQVGSSMPAAFRETAEGGLATTPTGLKLSKEIFGQ, encoded by the coding sequence ATGTTTTATTCGATAAAAGAATTGGTCGAGCAAGCCGAGCTTGACTATCAAGGAAATGTTGCAGAATTGATGATTGCAACAGAATATGAATTGACCGGTCGTAAGCGCGAAGAAGTTCTTCGCCTCATGACGCGCAATTTAGAAGTCATGAAAGCCTCCGTAGAACTAGGACTTGATGAAGGAAAATCTCATAGCGGACTCACAGGAGGAGATGCCATGAAGCTCCAGACCTATATGGAGTCAGGACGTGCCTTATCTGATCATACGGTACTCACTGCGGCTAAAAATGCCATGGCTGTCAATGAGCACAATGCTAAAATGGGTGTAGTCTGTGCCACCCCGACTGCTGGAAGTGCAGGCTGTCTTCCTGCTGTACTGACTTCCGCTATTGAAAAATTAGGGCTCAGTTTCGAGCAACAATTAGACTTTCTCCTTACTGCTGGAGCTTTTGGACTGGTCATTGCCAATAACGCTTCTATCTCAGGAGCTGAAGGAGGCTGCCAAGCAGAGGTCGGATCTGCCAGCGCTATGAGTGCTGCTGCCTTAGTCTTGGCTGCTGGAGGAAGTCCCTACCAAGCTAGTCAAGCCATCTGTTTTGTCATTAAAAATATGTTAGGACTTATCTGCGATCCTGTCGCTGGACTAGTCGAAGTCCCTTGCGTCAAACGAAATGCAATGGGAGCTAGTTTTGCCTTTATTGCAGCCGATATGGCTTTAGCAGGAATTGAGTCAAAAATCCCTGTGGACGAGGTGATTGATGCGATGTATCAAGTTGGCTCTAGTATGCCTGCTGCTTTCAGGGAAACAGCCGAAGGAGGTCTGGCTACTACTCCAACTGGACTCAAACTAAGTAAGGAGATTTTTGGACAATGA
- a CDS encoding histidine phosphatase family protein, translated as MTTIYFVRHCEPNYNNHDDWTRELSPKGLQDCQLVTEFLENKQIDIVLSSPLKRAIDTVNPFAQSQHLAIQTIADFRERKIDDVWIEDFDSFTKKQWADFSYKLENGESLQEVQNRNIAALQKCLQDYSGKTIVIGTHGTALSTILQYYNHHFGLNDFLRLKPLMPHIVCLEFDNLNCLSITEHTLMKG; from the coding sequence ATGACAACTATTTACTTTGTTCGCCATTGCGAACCAAACTACAATAATCACGACGATTGGACAAGAGAACTATCTCCAAAAGGTTTACAAGATTGTCAATTAGTCACAGAATTTTTAGAGAACAAGCAGATTGACATTGTCTTATCTAGCCCGCTCAAGCGTGCCATAGATACAGTCAACCCCTTTGCCCAATCTCAACATCTAGCCATTCAGACAATCGCAGATTTTCGAGAACGCAAAATTGACGATGTTTGGATTGAAGATTTTGATAGCTTTACAAAAAAGCAATGGGCAGACTTTAGTTACAAGTTGGAGAATGGAGAAAGTCTTCAAGAAGTGCAAAATCGAAATATCGCTGCTTTACAGAAATGTTTACAGGATTATTCAGGCAAAACCATCGTCATTGGAACTCATGGAACAGCTCTTTCTACTATTCTTCAGTACTACAATCATCATTTTGGGCTAAACGATTTTTTACGCCTCAAACCACTCATGCCTCATATCGTTTGCTTGGAATTTGACAACCTAAATTGTCTTTCCATTACAGAACATACACTCATGAAAGGTTAA
- a CDS encoding HAD-IA family hydrolase has translation MKHLFFDLDGTVVDSSEGIKSGFRAAFTSMNTEIPSDSILDTFIGPPLEVSFSDFGDKDWVKAAIHAFRHDYKESGVYQVEVYEGLTELLSTLQSLGYQLYITTSKNEPMAHKMLSYLDIDYYFTGIYGALPDSYHKADVIKRAILENHLSLDECAIIGDTKFDIIGGKKVGIQTLGVLWGFGTKEDLQACQADYLFQTPKELLHFLSTRSSNSIKK, from the coding sequence ATGAAACATCTCTTTTTTGACTTAGATGGAACGGTCGTTGATAGCTCAGAAGGTATCAAGTCAGGATTTCGTGCAGCATTTACAAGCATGAATACGGAAATTCCTTCAGATAGTATTCTTGACACCTTTATTGGTCCACCCCTAGAAGTTAGCTTTTCAGACTTTGGTGACAAAGATTGGGTCAAAGCAGCAATTCATGCTTTTCGTCATGACTATAAGGAATCCGGTGTTTATCAAGTAGAAGTTTACGAGGGATTGACAGAATTACTGAGTACTTTACAATCTCTAGGCTATCAACTCTATATTACAACCAGCAAAAATGAACCCATGGCTCATAAAATGCTATCGTATTTAGATATTGATTATTACTTTACAGGGATTTACGGAGCCTTACCTGATTCCTATCATAAAGCTGATGTGATTAAGCGTGCTATTTTAGAAAATCATCTTTCCTTAGATGAATGCGCCATTATAGGAGATACCAAATTTGACATCATTGGCGGAAAGAAAGTCGGCATTCAAACACTAGGTGTTCTATGGGGATTCGGTACTAAAGAAGATTTACAAGCTTGTCAAGCAGATTACCTCTTTCAAACCCCCAAAGAATTGCTCCATTTTTTATCCACTCGATCTTCAAACTCTATCAAGAAATAA
- a CDS encoding IS3 family transposase (programmed frameshift), whose product MVKKAYSLDIKLACIEMKKAGKSNKVIMETLGIKNDSQIYTWWKWYQNNELHRFYQPVGKQYTYGKGMTELSEVEQLRLEVKLLKKYRSLNKEIDKIALIKLVEDYKADYPIPMILACFGVARSTYYRWKSEPATVKTMDDVTEKIEILCLENGYIYGYRTITRLLKSRYGLTVNHKKVYRIMKQNGWLCRVKTKKVPKLGKPYYVTENKLSRDFQAKQPLQRLVTDITYLYFGNCKLYLSSIMDLYNREIVAYTISDSQDTDFVLDTLNQLDLPKGTLLHSDQGSVYTSKAYYQTCTEKGIIRSMSRKGTPADNACIEWFHSVLKSETFYLHNWRNLTKDSITDIVKNYIIFYNETRIQRKLKDLSPIEYRKQVSK is encoded by the exons ATGGTCAAAAAAGCATATTCACTAGACATAAAACTAGCTTGTATCGAAATGAAAAAAGCAGGTAAATCCAACAAGGTTATCATGGAAACCCTAGGGATAAAGAATGATAGTCAAATTTACACATGGTGGAAATGGTATCAAAACAATGAACTTCACCGCTTCTACCAACCTGTCGGAAAACAATATACTTACGGTAAAGGGATGACAGAATTATCTGAGGTTGAACAATTAAGATTAGAGGTAAAGCTGCTAAAAAAGTATCGCAGCTTGA ATAAGGAAATCGATAAAATAGCCCTTATCAAGCTTGTAGAAGACTATAAAGCTGACTATCCAATCCCGATGATTTTGGCTTGTTTTGGTGTGGCAAGATCCACCTACTATCGCTGGAAATCTGAGCCAGCAACGGTAAAAACGATGGATGATGTCACTGAGAAGATTGAGATATTATGCCTTGAAAATGGCTATATTTATGGTTATCGAACCATTACACGGCTTTTAAAAAGCAGATATGGTTTGACAGTGAATCACAAAAAGGTTTATCGTATCATGAAACAAAATGGTTGGCTTTGCCGTGTCAAAACAAAGAAGGTCCCAAAACTTGGCAAACCTTACTATGTCACTGAAAATAAGCTCAGTAGGGACTTCCAAGCCAAACAACCCCTTCAAAGATTGGTAACAGACATCACCTATCTCTATTTCGGAAACTGTAAACTTTATCTCTCGTCCATTATGGATTTGTATAACCGAGAGATTGTAGCTTATACAATTTCAGATAGTCAGGACACAGACTTTGTTTTAGATACGTTAAATCAGTTGGATTTACCGAAAGGAACACTCTTACATAGTGACCAAGGTTCAGTCTATACCTCTAAAGCTTATTATCAGACATGCACAGAAAAAGGCATTATCCGCTCCATGTCCCGAAAAGGAACACCCGCAGATAACGCCTGTATTGAATGGTTTCATTCCGTCCTAAAGTCTGAAACCTTCTATCTCCATAACTGGAGAAACCTAACTAAAGATAGTATAACAGATATTGTCAAAAATTACATCATATTTTATAATGAAACGAGAATTCAACGGAAATTAAAAGACCTATCCCCTATAGAATATAGGAAACAGGTCTCAAAATAG
- a CDS encoding LysM peptidoglycan-binding domain-containing protein, which produces MKVIKYTLSGILAVASFLATSSVAEAVTYTVKAGDTLSEIAKEQNTTVDKIMELNKLHDANFITIGQSLELGDNQEVKPVEQVSEATSNVETSVAPAATPAATTYEAPAVAPVTYTEGMVLANGNTAGETGRYAAARMAELTGVPASTWEHIIARESNGNPNVANASGASGLFQTMPGWGATATVEDQIAAAQRAYNAQGLSAWGY; this is translated from the coding sequence ATGAAAGTTATTAAATACACATTATCAGGAATCTTAGCAGTAGCATCTTTTTTAGCAACAAGTTCTGTTGCAGAAGCAGTTACTTACACTGTAAAAGCAGGAGATACTCTATCTGAAATTGCAAAAGAACAAAATACAACAGTAGATAAAATCATGGAGCTTAACAAGCTACATGATGCAAACTTCATCACCATTGGGCAATCTTTAGAACTAGGAGATAACCAAGAAGTGAAACCAGTAGAGCAAGTTTCGGAAGCTACTTCAAATGTTGAAACATCTGTTGCACCGGCAGCTACTCCAGCAGCAACTACTTATGAAGCACCAGCAGTAGCTCCTGTTACTTATACAGAGGGAATGGTTCTTGCAAATGGAAATACAGCAGGTGAAACTGGTCGTTATGCAGCAGCTCGTATGGCTGAATTGACAGGTGTCCCAGCCTCTACATGGGAGCATATCATTGCGCGCGAATCAAATGGGAATCCAAATGTTGCTAATGCATCAGGCGCAAGCGGTCTTTTCCAAACTATGCCAGGTTGGGGTGCGACAGCGACGGTTGAAGATCAAATCGCAGCAGCACAACGTGCTTATAACGCACAAGGATTATCAGCTTGGGGATATTAA
- a CDS encoding energy-coupling factor transporter transmembrane protein EcfT, producing the protein MNSMILGRYVPGNSILHRLDPRSKLLAMIAFIMIIFWANNLVTNVLLFLFVFILILLSRIPLGFFIKGLQSMIFLIAFTTLFQLFFISEGATLFQFGFIRVTETGLMQAGIIFSRFVLLICFSTLLTLTTMPLSLADAVESLLKPLAVVKVPVHEIGLMLSMSLRFVPTLMDDTVRIMNAQKARGVDFGEGSIVQKVKSVIPILIPLFASSFKRADALATAMEARGYQGGQGRSRYRQLKWTFLDTTALVSVFFVGVLLFLLKS; encoded by the coding sequence ATGAATAGTATGATTTTGGGACGGTATGTTCCTGGAAATTCAATCTTGCACCGCCTAGATCCTAGAAGTAAATTACTAGCCATGATTGCGTTTATCATGATTATCTTTTGGGCGAATAATCTTGTCACAAATGTCCTACTATTTCTTTTTGTGTTTATCTTAATTTTGCTTTCACGGATTCCTTTGGGATTTTTTATCAAAGGTTTGCAGTCCATGATCTTTTTAATTGCCTTTACAACTCTATTTCAGCTCTTTTTTATATCAGAAGGAGCAACACTCTTTCAGTTTGGATTTATAAGAGTAACAGAGACTGGATTGATGCAGGCAGGTATTATCTTTAGTCGGTTTGTTCTCTTGATTTGCTTTTCAACCTTATTGACTTTGACGACAATGCCCTTGAGTTTAGCCGATGCTGTGGAATCTTTACTCAAGCCCTTAGCAGTCGTCAAGGTTCCGGTCCATGAAATTGGCTTAATGTTGTCCATGAGTTTACGATTTGTGCCGACCTTGATGGATGATACGGTACGCATTATGAATGCTCAAAAAGCTCGTGGTGTTGATTTTGGAGAGGGATCTATTGTTCAAAAGGTCAAGTCCGTTATTCCGATTTTGATCCCATTATTTGCTTCAAGTTTTAAGAGAGCAGATGCTCTTGCGACGGCTATGGAGGCACGCGGTTACCAAGGAGGACAAGGGCGGAGTCGCTATCGGCAATTGAAGTGGACATTTCTTGATACCACTGCACTTGTGAGTGTTTTCTTTGTTGGAGTCCTTTTATTTCTTCTCAAAAGTTAA
- a CDS encoding energy-coupling factor transporter ATPase: MGITLNNVSYTYQAGTPFEGPALFGVNVEIKDGSYTALIGHTGSGKSTILQLLNGLLVPSEGTVTVDDVEITASSVSKDIKPIRKKVGLVFQFAENQVFEETVLKDVAFGPQNFGVAQDKAERLAREKLALVGISEDLFERSPFELSGGQMRRVAIAGILAMEPSILVLDEPTAGLDPAGRKELMDLFASLHQKGMTIVLVTHVMDDVANFADTVYAMEKGQVRCAGTPSDIFQEVELMEELQLGVPKITKFAYHLRNRGMSFARLPITLKEFEEMVHE, encoded by the coding sequence ATGGGAATTACCTTAAACAATGTGAGTTATACCTATCAAGCAGGGACACCTTTTGAGGGCCCTGCCCTTTTTGGAGTGAATGTAGAAATCAAGGATGGATCCTACACTGCCTTGATTGGCCATACAGGAAGTGGAAAATCGACTATTCTTCAACTGCTGAATGGTCTTTTAGTGCCATCTGAAGGGACAGTGACAGTTGATGATGTCGAGATTACTGCATCTTCTGTCTCAAAAGATATCAAGCCTATTCGGAAAAAGGTAGGTTTGGTATTTCAATTTGCAGAAAATCAAGTATTTGAAGAAACGGTATTGAAAGATGTTGCCTTTGGTCCTCAAAATTTTGGCGTAGCACAAGACAAAGCAGAACGTTTAGCGCGTGAGAAATTAGCCCTAGTAGGGATTTCAGAAGACTTATTTGAACGGAGTCCATTTGAGCTATCAGGTGGGCAAATGCGTCGGGTAGCGATTGCAGGGATTTTGGCAATGGAGCCAAGTATTTTGGTCCTAGATGAGCCGACTGCTGGGCTAGACCCTGCTGGTCGTAAGGAGTTGATGGACTTGTTTGCCTCACTCCATCAAAAGGGCATGACTATTGTCCTTGTGACCCATGTCATGGATGATGTGGCAAATTTTGCAGATACAGTATATGCAATGGAAAAAGGGCAAGTTCGCTGTGCGGGAACGCCAAGTGACATTTTTCAAGAGGTGGAGCTCATGGAGGAGTTACAACTAGGAGTTCCTAAAATCACAAAATTTGCCTATCATTTGCGAAACAGAGGAATGTCTTTTGCTCGTCTGCCTATTACCCTAAAAGAATTTGAGGAGATGGTTCATGAATAG
- a CDS encoding energy-coupling factor transporter ATPase has product MTYMIEVRELSYRYDKDGDNLTLDNLTFHVKRGEWLSIIGHNGSGKSTLVRLLDGLLEPLSGEIIIAGDLLTPDNVWEKRRHIGMVFQNPDNQFVGATVEDDVAFGLENQGMLHSVMVERIDEALKIVGMADFKDREPSRLSGGQKQRVAVAGILAMRPDILILDEATSMLDPEGRLELIRMVQKIKAQTGMTVISITHDLDEISLSDRVLVLKQGKIESTSTPKDLFSRSDLKELGLDEPFANQIKHVLEKTGYTLPAGYLTEEELQDYLWELP; this is encoded by the coding sequence ATGACATATATGATTGAAGTGCGTGAACTCAGCTATCGTTATGATAAAGATGGCGACAATCTGACTTTAGATAATTTGACGTTTCATGTGAAACGTGGCGAATGGCTCTCGATTATTGGGCATAATGGTAGCGGGAAATCAACTCTTGTCCGCTTATTGGATGGCTTATTGGAGCCTCTTAGTGGGGAGATTATCATTGCTGGTGATCTTCTTACACCTGATAATGTCTGGGAGAAACGTCGCCATATCGGTATGGTTTTCCAAAATCCGGATAATCAGTTTGTCGGTGCGACTGTCGAAGATGATGTAGCATTTGGTCTGGAAAATCAAGGCATGCTTCATTCAGTCATGGTAGAGAGAATTGATGAAGCACTCAAAATTGTTGGTATGGCAGATTTTAAAGATCGAGAACCTTCTCGCTTGTCAGGTGGTCAAAAACAGCGAGTGGCGGTTGCTGGGATTTTGGCTATGAGACCAGATATTCTCATCTTGGATGAAGCGACCAGTATGCTAGATCCAGAAGGTAGACTAGAGTTGATTCGCATGGTACAAAAGATTAAGGCGCAAACAGGGATGACCGTGATTTCGATTACCCATGATTTAGATGAAATTAGTCTAAGCGATAGGGTTCTTGTCTTAAAGCAAGGAAAAATTGAATCAACCAGTACTCCAAAGGACTTATTTTCTCGTTCAGATTTGAAAGAGTTAGGCTTGGATGAGCCTTTTGCGAATCAAATTAAGCATGTTTTGGAGAAAACAGGTTATACGTTGCCTGCTGGCTATCTAACAGAAGAAGAATTACAGGATTATTTATGGGAATTACCTTAA
- the pgsA gene encoding CDP-diacylglycerol--glycerol-3-phosphate 3-phosphatidyltransferase: MKKENIPNALTLLRIAFIPLFVLLLSLGNPSLHLWAGLIFMVASITDYLDGYLARKWQVVTNFGKFADPMADKLLVMSALILLIELGYAPAWVVVVIICRELAVTGLRLLLVENDGEVLAAALPGKIKTFTQMLAIIFLLFHWVVVGQIFLYISLIATVYSGYDYFKGASFLFKDTFK; this comes from the coding sequence ATGAAAAAAGAAAATATTCCAAACGCCTTGACACTCTTGCGGATTGCCTTCATCCCATTGTTTGTCCTGCTTTTATCCTTGGGAAATCCGAGCCTTCATTTATGGGCAGGATTGATTTTCATGGTGGCTAGTATTACGGACTATTTAGATGGGTATTTGGCTCGCAAGTGGCAAGTCGTGACGAATTTTGGTAAGTTTGCAGATCCCATGGCGGATAAATTATTGGTCATGTCTGCTTTGATTCTCTTGATCGAATTGGGTTATGCTCCTGCTTGGGTGGTTGTCGTGATTATCTGCCGTGAACTAGCGGTGACAGGCTTGCGCTTGCTTTTAGTGGAAAATGATGGAGAGGTTTTGGCAGCGGCTCTTCCAGGTAAGATTAAGACGTTTACTCAGATGTTGGCCATTATCTTTTTGCTCTTTCATTGGGTAGTAGTCGGACAGATTTTCCTTTATATTTCCTTGATTGCAACTGTTTATTCTGGCTATGATTATTTCAAAGGAGCTTCATTCCTTTTTAAGGATACATTTAAGTAG
- the rodZ gene encoding cytoskeleton protein RodZ has protein sequence MRKKTIGEVLRLARVSQEMTLEDLQEKTDIQLSFLEAIEADDFDQLPSTFYARSFLRKYAWAVDLDERIILDAYEDGSMIVYDEIDIDVAENFRSRKRRKERNSFMPLFYFSLFALAILAFVTIYVWNYTRTTSSLNGDQSYQIVSESSSSSLTSSSSNEQEESSSSAPKSKLEVVGEGANLTAKLTGVSSPVKLELSVTDATSWVNVSGTSLENGETLSPENKSVSTELTAGSTYLVTLGVVRGVEVSVDGQKIDTSALTDYAGTITITVTNEGSE, from the coding sequence ATGAGAAAAAAAACAATTGGTGAAGTGCTACGGCTAGCACGTGTCAGCCAAGAGATGACCTTAGAAGATTTGCAGGAAAAGACAGATATTCAGTTGTCTTTTTTGGAAGCGATAGAAGCAGATGATTTTGATCAGTTACCCAGCACTTTTTATGCCCGTTCTTTTTTGAGGAAGTATGCGTGGGCAGTTGATTTGGATGAACGAATTATTTTAGATGCGTATGAAGATGGCAGCATGATTGTTTACGATGAGATTGACATTGATGTTGCTGAAAATTTCCGAAGTCGTAAACGCCGTAAAGAGAGAAATTCGTTTATGCCACTGTTCTATTTTTCCTTATTTGCTTTAGCGATTCTTGCTTTTGTGACGATTTATGTTTGGAATTACACACGTACAACCTCTAGTTTAAACGGTGATCAAAGTTACCAAATTGTTAGTGAAAGTAGTAGCTCTTCTTTGACTAGCAGCAGCTCTAACGAGCAAGAGGAAAGTTCAAGTTCCGCTCCCAAGTCTAAATTAGAGGTAGTAGGAGAGGGAGCAAACTTGACAGCGAAATTGACAGGTGTGTCAAGTCCTGTGAAGTTAGAGTTATCTGTGACGGATGCCACAAGTTGGGTCAATGTTTCTGGGACAAGCTTGGAAAATGGGGAAACTCTCTCTCCAGAAAATAAATCAGTGTCAACAGAGTTGACAGCAGGCTCTACATATCTTGTAACTTTAGGCGTAGTCAGAGGGGTAGAAGTGTCAGTTGACGGACAAAAAATAGATACCTCCGCCTTGACAGACTATGCAGGGACGATTACAATAACAGTAACAAACGAAGGAAGTGAATGA
- a CDS encoding pitrilysin family protein yields the protein MQEIQLKRQEYSGVGETLYKTKLPNGLRLFLVPKPDFHETYGIMTTRFGSIDTTIIQEDGQERTYPDGIAHFLEHKLFEDENGQDLLREFVKLGAESNAFTSFTKTSYLFSTTNRVKESVNLLQTLVSKGHFTQESVEREKGIIQQEIEMYQDDPDYRLFFQTLANLYPNSPLSADIAGTNSSIDEIEVKDLEENFERFYHPSNMSLFLVGNIDVNEVLNWVGDSQEKWNVQAQLLPHCQKVPLHPIISTGTMRMEVATPKLAIGLRGKDEIEEYELFRYKIALKLLFAMMFGWTSKRFQQYYETGKLDTSLTLEVEVEKEFHFVMLTMDTMEPLSISHQMRSAIRQFAKDKDVSEEHLDTIKSEMFGDFLHGLNSLEYIATQYETHLEGENLFDIPKILQSMSLTDVLEIGSRFISQADIVDFTIFPK from the coding sequence ATGCAAGAAATTCAGTTGAAGCGACAAGAGTATTCAGGTGTTGGAGAGACCCTTTATAAAACGAAATTGCCAAATGGTTTACGATTGTTTTTAGTTCCAAAACCTGATTTTCATGAAACATATGGAATTATGACAACGCGCTTTGGTTCCATAGATACCACTATTATCCAAGAAGATGGGCAAGAGCGAACCTATCCAGATGGGATTGCACATTTTTTGGAACACAAGCTCTTTGAGGATGAAAACGGACAGGATTTATTGCGTGAGTTTGTCAAATTAGGAGCAGAAAGCAATGCTTTTACAAGCTTTACAAAGACAAGCTATTTATTTTCAACGACTAATCGTGTCAAGGAAAGTGTAAACTTACTGCAAACTTTGGTTTCTAAAGGTCATTTTACACAGGAATCCGTGGAGAGAGAAAAAGGGATTATCCAGCAAGAGATTGAAATGTATCAGGATGATCCAGACTATCGCTTGTTTTTCCAAACCTTAGCCAATCTCTATCCTAACAGTCCTTTATCGGCAGATATTGCAGGCACCAATAGTTCTATTGATGAGATTGAGGTCAAGGATTTAGAAGAGAATTTTGAGCGTTTTTATCACCCTTCTAATATGAGTTTATTTCTTGTAGGAAATATTGATGTCAATGAAGTTTTGAACTGGGTGGGAGATTCGCAAGAAAAATGGAATGTTCAGGCTCAGCTTTTACCTCATTGTCAGAAAGTACCTCTTCATCCGATTATCTCCACAGGAACCATGCGAATGGAAGTAGCAACTCCAAAGTTAGCTATTGGTTTGAGAGGAAAGGATGAAATTGAAGAGTATGAATTATTCCGCTATAAAATTGCTCTGAAACTTTTATTTGCGATGATGTTTGGCTGGACTTCTAAGCGTTTTCAGCAATATTATGAAACAGGGAAATTGGATACTTCCTTGACTTTGGAAGTAGAGGTTGAAAAAGAGTTTCACTTTGTGATGCTAACGATGGATACGATGGAGCCTCTATCGATTTCTCATCAGATGCGCTCTGCTATTCGACAATTTGCAAAAGATAAAGATGTTTCAGAGGAGCATTTAGACACGATAAAAAGCGAAATGTTTGGTGACTTTTTGCACGGGTTGAACTCCTTAGAATATATTGCAACCCAGTATGAGACTCATTTGGAAGGGGAAAATCTATTTGATATTCCTAAAATTCTGCAGAGTATGAGCTTGACAGATGTATTAGAGATTGGAAGCAGGTTTATTAGTCAAGCAGATATTGTGGATTTTACAATTTTTCCAAAATAA